Part of the Bacillus marinisedimentorum genome is shown below.
CATAATACACCTGCATCTCTCTTTCAATCGATGATATCAAAAAAGGATTTCTGCCCAGCTTTCGGTACCACTGCGGCTGTTCCCGCAAAAAACGCTTCATTTCCGAATTGGCATTCACAAACTGCTGTACTTCCTTGCGCACGTTATTTCATCCTTTCAGGCACCGGTCAATCTCTGAAGTTGCGGAACGGCGGCCGTTGCCGGATATGGTCGTCATTACTTTTACCTTTGAAGGACTGGAATTGCTCGAGGATCTGCTGTACATTTCCGATCGCACCGCTCATGCTGGATAGATGTTTCTCCATTTGGTTCATATCCATCTTTTTGAGGGATGAAAGCATCCCATTAATAAAATCATTGCTTCCTTTTTCATCTTTTTTCTTTTGAGATCCTCCAATTGATGATTTCCTGTTTATAAACTCCTGCCACATGTCATCCTCTTCGCCGAATAAATACCATTCTTCATAAATCTCTTTCCATGTTTTCCGGTCCTCCCTGACTTCTTTAGCCAGGCCTGGATGCCTTTTGACAAACGCTTTGAACCGTTCGATTGATTCCTTTCCG
Proteins encoded:
- the ylbD gene encoding YlbD family protein translates to MSGTVKNGKESIERFKAFVKRHPGLAKEVREDRKTWKEIYEEWYLFGEEDDMWQEFINRKSSIGGSQKKKDEKGSNDFINGMLSSLKKMDMNQMEKHLSSMSGAIGNVQQILEQFQSFKGKSNDDHIRQRPPFRNFRD
- a CDS encoding YlbE-like family protein yields the protein MRKEVQQFVNANSEMKRFLREQPQWYRKLGRNPFLISSIEREMQVYYGKTFAHKIDRAQEGIQSAAMMLELLKIMGSNDGNMQE